Within the Melopsittacus undulatus isolate bMelUnd1 chromosome 5, bMelUnd1.mat.Z, whole genome shotgun sequence genome, the region cccctggactggacagcctcaagctgcaccagggcaggtttagatggagctgaggaacaattcctgccccacagggtgctcaggcattggaacaggctgcccagggcagggctgcaggcaccggccctgcaagtgttcacacagcgtggagacgaggcctcagtgccatgggttaggggtggccttggcagggctgggaatggttggactggatgagcttaaagggcttttccaacccaattgattctgtgattctgtcattTGAACAAAATCTAACCTCAAAATCCCACCTTCTCACCCAAAAGCTGGTTTAAACCAGGTTTTACCTGCCCAAAACCCCAACTATTTTTAATACGTGCATTTCACGCCATCCCATCCAGGGCACTCCAAAGACATCAGGTGGGAGGCAGAAAATGCTCTTTGCATGGTGTTGAGATGTCTCACTAAGAAAGAGGCTTTGCCCAGGAGTCACAACCTTTGAGTGGCTGCAAATGGGAAAGCAGAACCAGgatgggttttggttttggttttattcttagGAGAAGCAAAGCTGCCCTGCTCGGTGTCAGTAACCCACATACAGGAAACGGGGTTGTGTACGATGCTGAGTTTAAGGTAGCAAGTGGTGCGACACTGTTAGCATAAGAATGTACACATAACCACCGTCATGGTTctatgaggtgctttattgtagcgctgggaaaccaggggcacgCGCCCAAATCTAGCTTGAATCCTGTCACATCACGCtcgcaatttatacatcaaaagttttgcaattaatgcatattcaacaTAGATTGTACCTTAAATAttacatatgcatcagggattgcctcatcagtccattaggacatcagcctcttctgtgctTGCGCagccccctctggtggtcgtcctgatgaagtaaggagtcttcctcactctgtccttttcacctgcccgttctttggacaggccccaaccattatgtgggcgccagcattctcttgttttcacttggctgcctctggtcagtctgtatgttctgcttgggtaaggttttacaatactttctgaAATCCACCCGTGCACCATTCTCCATATATGGCTATGTTAATTTCTACTGCTAGGACTACCATTGTGATGTTTAGTTATAGATTAACTAagatacagaacagcaaagttacagtatttttaatacataaaggccttctattgatttacaaactttcaTGTATAATCACTTCTATCACTCtatatgattatttttaacataaaatttcacccttttctaacaCCCATGGCTGTCATCCAGCCTGCCCCTCCAGAGTGGCCAGGCCAAGTGCTCCTTTTTAAGAGCTGGAAAACCACTGAAGAAGGAAGCAGGACGGATGCTGCACAGGACATGTGGACAAAGCCTCTGAGCCTCTTACACTTGGAATGTGTAGTGGGGCTTATTTCCGGGGACAGGCACTGTCAAACAGAGAAACCCGTCTTCCCCCATAGAGCTGGGTCAGCTTATTCTCCAGCTCCCCCAGTGTGAGGCTCACCACCTCATCCCTATCATTCTCAGCAATGACTGCCCAGGTCCTCCTAACCTTGGGGTTCACCTCGCAACAGGCACTTGCCCAGATGTAGCTGGGTTTATTCACCCTCCTGTTGGCAATGTAGTTGTTGCCAGGCACAGCACCCACGACAACATAGGTTTTTTTACAGCCCTTGTTTTTCTCGACCATGGTCTTCTCTTCGTACTTCTTCCAGGCACCACCGTTGAGCTTCTCGTTCTGGGGCACGATGTTGGTGAGGGTGAAGGTTGCTGCCCTGCTGTCAGGGTCAGGTTGGTGGCAGCAGGGGTTCAAATGACCCCGGTTCAAACCATTCAGGTTCTTGTAGTCCTGGAGGACAGCCTGGTGCTTGCCGATCTCCTCTAAGGTGATTCTGAAATCTTTCGAGAGGCTCTGCTCTGTTTTCATCATTTTGGGATAAGCTGGGCTGATCAGCTTAAGAGgtaaagaagagggaaaagggtTTAGTGTTGGGAGAAATGGAGCAGGTTTCCCTGGAGTATAAGTCTGCAAGTGCTGAGCACTCCTTTCTTGTTATCTCAGTGTATGAAAATGCCTGAatcagagagaaagcagaaagctgctCCTCCCCAAGGACACAAGCTTAGAATGTGACTGACTGCTCTTGATTTGACTTGTGACCTTTGAAATCCAGCCTGGGCCTGTGGGCAGATGCCTGACACAGGGAGCGTTTTCTCCTGCTGGGTTTGAAAGGTGATGTGGGTGAAACATCTCCCCTGCCACATCTGGTTCCCTTCCCTCCTATCTCCACATCCTACATCTGACCAGGGCTCTCCCCAGTGCCTCTCACCCCTATCAATCACATTCAGCCTTCATCACCTGCACCTGATCAGGCTatcaccagctctgctcccttgCCCAGGCTTTgttgggaggagaaggaagtgtTTGGTTAAATGCTGTAGGGTGATGTGCTGCAAGAGAGGACACTCACCTGAGGCTCAACAAGCCATGTTTTGGGTCTCCCGCAAAAAGCAGGCTGGTAGATGTAAGCCGAGTATACAGGAATGCGCCTGGTCTTGTCATACAGGGTGGCAAAGTAATACCGGTTATTGTAACGCTGGCAGATCCAGGCTGGGTTCTGTGGTACCAGGGCTTCATTCGGGGGGGTTTTATGGAAGAAGAACTGAGGGCACGAGCTTTCAAAGGATGTCACCACCTCACTGTGTCCCAACCAGAGGCAGCTCGCCaagacctgcagcagcagcaacagcatcgTGGGGAGGACTTCAAGTGACAGGGCTCTTGTTCACCTGGAGGGCAATGCAGAGGTACAATCAACCTGGGGAAGGCTCATCATGGCCTGGAGTAACGCTTGTGCCTGTGGGGTATGGTTAGAGAGGAGGGGACTGGGAGAGAGCAAGAAAGGGACAATTTCTGCCCTCCTGGAAATGGAAACATCAGCAGCGGAATCAGGGTGAAGTCTAAAGCAGGTTTTAGGTGCCTAGAGGATGCAGCAGTGAGAGTATTTAGCTTGTGTGAGAAGGGATCCAAACCCATCCCATGTCTAATCAGCTCACACAGCATAGCTTTTTAGGGAACTGAGGCATGCTGTTGGGACAAAGCCACCTTTTCCAACCTACCTGTGTTAGCCAAGAGCTCGACTTTTCAGTTAGCACTGGAGAAATAGGGCTAGAAGCTCCTACTTTGGAATATCACCTCACTCCCTTTGCTCTGAGGACCTGCTCTGTTCCCAAGGCTTCCCATGCTGATCATTCCCCAAAGCATCCTTGGCCAGATTTAACATCTGGCTGGGACAGAAggtgagcagcaggagcactgaCACCACTTCAGAGCATCCCAACAGGTTTGGTTGACATTTCCAGATGTGTGGCATATTGCTCCAGCTGCTGAGGGCTTCAGATCTAATGGCATCAGATTCTGGGAGTGCCAGTTCATAGTGGGGTAGTTAATTCCCTTTGGAAATAGTGTTCCTTCTTTAAGGATTTGATCCAAGCATCACCAAAAGTGCTGTTTTTTCCTGGATCCCACCTGATTTTATAATTTGTTCAAAGACCATGAGCATTATTAGCTCATGTGGTGCCAATTGTCAAACTTTTCCCACTCTCTTCTGCCTCTGAATCTCTCTCACATTCTCCAGACCTTTACTTTCCTATTCTTGAGTCTCTTTCTCAAGTTATTCCTTCTGTCCTTGCCCTCCTTAACGTAAAATGGTAAAGGAAGAGCTGCAAAACACAGTGCATGCAAAAATCTCTCACTTTCTCCTTCATTAATAGCAgcc harbors:
- the LOC117436198 gene encoding endonuclease domain-containing 1 protein-like, yielding MLLLLLQVLASCLWLGHSEVVTSFESSCPQFFFHKTPPNEALVPQNPAWICQRYNNRYYFATLYDKTRRIPVYSAYIYQPAFCGRPKTWLVEPQLISPAYPKMMKTEQSLSKDFRITLEEIGKHQAVLQDYKNLNGLNRGHLNPCCHQPDPDSRAATFTLTNIVPQNEKLNGGAWKKYEEKTMVEKNKGCKKTYVVVGAVPGNNYIANRRVNKPSYIWASACCEVNPKVRRTWAVIAENDRDEVVSLTLGELENKLTQLYGGRRVSLFDSACPRK